A window of Diabrotica virgifera virgifera chromosome 9, PGI_DIABVI_V3a contains these coding sequences:
- the LOC114337359 gene encoding 39S ribosomal protein L15, mitochondrial: MSNNTTERALNLLRFLPRVCIANIRDNPGARKCTRRGRAQHGGDYHGHGNKGSKARQNYTRLGYETGNNPFYLRFPWEPYYRGHHLKRQYPPLSMLDLQKLIDTNRIDSSKPIDLVAILNTGLFKIYPDQHHFGVQLTDEGADIFDAKINLEVQWCTEHIIAAIERKGGVITSAYYDPHSLQAMVNSKKFFERGIPIPRRMMPPPDAIEHYSDPAQRGYLADPEKISQERLVLAQKYGYTLPKIEKDPAYEMLMERKDPRQIFYGLHPGWVVNLTDKTILKPAEEELKEYYAS, from the exons ATGAGTAATAATACAACTGAAAGAGCTCTCAATCTTCTTAGATTTTTACCTAGAGTATGCATTGCGAATATTAGAGATAATCCTGGAGCTCGCAAG TGTACGAGAAGGGGTAGGGCTCAACACGGTGGAGATTACCACGGGCATGGTAACAAAGGATCGAAGGCGAGGCAAAACTATACACGACTTGGTTATGAGACAGGAAATAATCCATTTTATCTGCGTTTTCCATGGGAACCATATTACAGAGGACACca TTTAAAACGCCAGTATCCACCTTTATCAATGTTGGATCTCCAAAAACTAATAGACACCAACCGTATAGACAGCTCAAAACCTATCGACCTAGTAGCAATCTTAAATAccggcttgtttaaaatctacccAGATCAACATCATTTTGGAGTACAATTGACAGATGAAGGTGCAGATATATTCGATGCCAAAATCAACCTCGAAGTCCAGTGGTGTACGGAACATATTATAGCAGCAATCGAGAGAAAAGGTGGTGTTATCACTTCCGCTTACTACGATCCTCACAGTCTGCAGGCTATGGTTAACAGCAAGAAGTTTTTTGAAAGAG GTATTCCAATACCCCGCAGAATGATGCCTCCCCCAGACGCTATAGAACACTACTCAGATCCTGCACAGAGGGGATATTTGGCAGATCCCGAGAAGATATCCCAAGAGCGTCTAGTCCTAGCCCAGAAATATGGTTACACGttaccaaaaatagaaaaagatCCTGCATACGAGATGTTAATGGAAAGGAAAGATCCTAGGCAGATATTCTATGGTCTACATCCCGGATGGGTGGTCAATTTGACGGATAAGACTATACTTAAACCTGCGGAAGAAGAGCTGAAGGAATATTATGCTTCGTAG